In the genome of Paenibacillus thermoaerophilus, one region contains:
- the glgD gene encoding glucose-1-phosphate adenylyltransferase subunit GlgD, with protein sequence MNEMMGVINLINERDHMEELTYRRCVASVPFGGRYRLIDFVMSGMVNSGIDNVAVFAHTKYRSLMDHLGSGKEWDLDRKRGGLFLLPPALDETREIMKGDLYHFYSHRDYFYRSKEPYVVVARSHMVCNVDLRAALEFHKSADADITMLYGFQELDADARCRRLLLDENSRVIDMQDHSGRLESPCISMEMLILKKDLLLDLVETSLGQGYDHFVRDAVMKNIRNLNIYGYRHSGFLGVVNTLQSYYRNSLRLLNPETWRDLFFRPGLIYTKIKDEPPAKYGPFADVHNSLIANGCVIEGTVENSILFRGVRVRKGAVVRNSIVMQNGDIREKVSVENAILDKEVLIRSNRMLRGEEEAPFIAVKRKII encoded by the coding sequence ATGAACGAAATGATGGGCGTCATTAATCTGATCAACGAACGCGATCATATGGAAGAATTGACCTACCGGCGCTGCGTCGCCTCGGTGCCGTTCGGCGGACGTTACCGGCTGATCGACTTCGTCATGTCCGGTATGGTGAACTCGGGCATCGACAACGTCGCGGTCTTCGCGCATACGAAGTACCGTTCCTTGATGGACCATCTCGGCTCGGGCAAGGAATGGGACCTCGACCGCAAGAGAGGCGGACTGTTCCTGCTTCCGCCCGCGCTCGACGAGACGCGCGAGATCATGAAGGGAGACTTGTACCATTTCTACTCCCACCGCGATTATTTTTATCGAAGCAAAGAACCTTATGTCGTCGTGGCGCGCAGCCATATGGTGTGCAACGTGGACCTTCGGGCGGCGCTGGAGTTCCACAAGTCCGCCGACGCCGATATCACGATGCTGTACGGGTTTCAGGAGCTGGACGCCGACGCCCGCTGCCGCCGTCTGCTGCTGGACGAGAACAGCCGCGTGATCGATATGCAGGATCACTCCGGCCGCCTGGAAAGCCCGTGCATCTCGATGGAAATGCTGATTCTTAAGAAAGATTTGCTGCTCGACCTCGTCGAAACGTCGCTTGGACAGGGCTACGATCATTTCGTGCGGGACGCGGTGATGAAAAATATCCGGAACCTGAACATATACGGGTACCGCCACAGCGGCTTTCTCGGCGTCGTCAACACGCTGCAGAGCTACTACCGCAACAGCTTGCGCCTGCTGAATCCCGAGACGTGGCGGGATTTGTTCTTCCGTCCGGGGCTGATCTACACGAAGATCAAGGATGAGCCTCCGGCCAAATACGGCCCGTTCGCCGACGTTCACAATTCGCTGATCGCAAACGGCTGCGTGATCGAAGGCACGGTCGAGAACAGCATTTTGTTCCGCGGCGTGCGCGTCCGCAAGGGAGCGGTCGTACGCAACAGCATCGTCATGCAGAACGGCGACATCCGGGAGAAGGTCAGCGTCGAAAACGCCATTCTGGACAAGGAAGTGCTGATCCGCAGCAACCGGATGCTGCGCGGGGAGGAAGAGGCCCCCTTCATCGCGGTCAAGCGGAAAATCATCTGA